A DNA window from Panthera tigris isolate Pti1 chromosome X, P.tigris_Pti1_mat1.1, whole genome shotgun sequence contains the following coding sequences:
- the TMEM35A gene encoding novel acetylcholine receptor chaperone, with protein MASPRTVTVVALSVALGLFFVFMGTIKLTPRLSKDAYSEMKRAYKSYVRALPLLKKMGINSILLRKSIGALEVACGIVMTLVPGRPKDVANFFLLLLVLAVLFFHQLVGDPLKRYAHALVFGILLTCRLLIARKPEDRSSEKKPSPPPGQAGNSGNAEEQPSLYEKAPQGKMKLS; from the exons ATGGCGTCCCCCAGAACCGTAACTGTCGTGGCCCTCTCAGTGGCCCTGggactcttctttgttttcatggGAACTATCAAGTTGACCCCCAGGCTCAGCAAGGATGCCTACAGTGAGATG AAACGTGCTTACAAGAGCTATGTCCGAGCCCTCCCTCTGCTGAAGAAAATGGGGATCAATTCCATTCTCCTCCGCAAAAGCATTGGTGCTCTTGAGGTGGCCTGTGGCATTGTCATGACCCTTGTGCCTGGGCGTCCCAAAGATGTGGCCAACTTCTTCCTACTCTTGCTCGTGTTGGCTGTGCTCTTCTTCCATCAGCTAGTTGGTGATCCTCTCAAACGCTACGCCCATGCTCTGGTGTTTGGAATCCTGCTCACCTGCCGCCTGTTGATTGCTCGCAAGCCAGAAGACCGGTCTTCTGAGAAGAAGCCCTCACCACCACCAGGGCAAGCAGGGAATTCCGGGAATGCAGAGGAGCAGCCCTCCTTATATGAGAAGGCCCCTCAGGGCAAAATGAAGTTATCATAG